A genomic stretch from bacterium includes:
- a CDS encoding VCBS repeat-containing protein has product MSKNLFANILLSLAVALSAQKVKQANHLTPYPRNPFIIKIDFPPVEDSGGGIIVADLDGDGKMDYLITRKGYVAAYRWDGGKLWVKEVDIQVGGPAEKVGLPGHHGPGVQAGDIDGDKKTEVLFLTRDSTLHILDGVSGKGKYAIKIPNPEGTDRWEHLVLVNLRGKGDKDLVLQATNNKGYRMGRYVSAFSLDDLLKGRVKPIWQRNDFLACAHNGLRAVDLDGDGRDEIISGSILSPDGKELYRLEVRGHLDSVYFGDVRPDIPGLEVVALEEGGNRTFLYNAKGLIWVKDYKGQEPQNAAIGEFDPKRPGLEIWNRSRYNTYQKPWVYDALGNIIASYELSEVAPPDWPKEGIEVINAIHWDGSGRQLLCAMDRQKPGDVAIIDPLTGKFIARFKEKADRLYVADVAGDWREEVIVLSGKELHIYQNTAPNPNLKRERLWKNQWYRRSKAVWNYYSP; this is encoded by the coding sequence ATGAGCAAAAATTTATTTGCTAACATTCTTCTCTCTTTGGCTGTAGCATTATCAGCCCAAAAAGTGAAACAAGCGAACCACCTTACGCCGTATCCAAGAAATCCCTTCATTATCAAGATAGATTTCCCTCCTGTTGAGGATAGCGGCGGTGGCATTATCGTGGCGGATTTGGATGGAGATGGGAAAATGGATTATCTAATCACACGCAAAGGCTATGTAGCAGCCTATCGCTGGGACGGCGGAAAGCTCTGGGTTAAGGAAGTGGATATCCAAGTAGGTGGACCGGCGGAAAAAGTAGGATTGCCAGGTCATCACGGTCCCGGTGTGCAGGCAGGAGATATTGATGGGGATAAAAAGACGGAAGTTCTCTTTCTCACAAGGGATAGCACTCTCCATATATTGGACGGAGTTAGCGGGAAGGGAAAATACGCGATAAAGATTCCCAACCCCGAGGGAACGGATAGATGGGAGCACCTTGTGCTGGTGAATTTGAGAGGCAAAGGGGATAAAGATTTAGTACTACAAGCCACAAATAACAAAGGATACAGGATGGGGCGCTATGTATCAGCTTTTTCCTTGGACGATTTGCTTAAAGGAAGGGTAAAACCTATTTGGCAAAGAAATGATTTCCTCGCTTGTGCACACAACGGACTTAGAGCGGTTGATTTAGATGGCGACGGAAGAGACGAAATCATAAGCGGCTCCATTTTATCACCAGATGGTAAAGAGCTATACAGATTAGAGGTGCGAGGTCATCTTGATAGCGTTTATTTTGGGGATGTCCGCCCCGATATACCCGGCTTAGAGGTAGTTGCGCTTGAAGAAGGAGGAAATCGAACCTTCCTTTACAATGCTAAGGGCTTGATATGGGTAAAGGACTATAAAGGGCAAGAGCCTCAAAACGCAGCTATCGGTGAATTTGACCCAAAGCGTCCCGGCTTGGAGATTTGGAATCGCAGTAGATACAACACTTATCAGAAGCCATGGGTATATGATGCGCTAGGGAATATAATCGCCTCTTACGAATTAAGCGAAGTAGCTCCCCCGGATTGGCCGAAAGAGGGAATAGAGGTAATCAATGCGATTCATTGGGATGGTAGCGGTCGCCAACTTTTATGTGCTATGGACAGGCAAAAGCCGGGTGATGTTGCAATTATAGACCCACTAACTGGTAAGTTCATAGCTCGCTTCAAGGAAAAAGCCGACCGTTTATATGTAGCTGATGTTGCTGGCGATTGGAGGGAGGAAGTTATAGTCCTTTCGGGAAAGGAGCTTCATATCTATCAAAATACCGCCCCTAATCCCAATCTCAAGAGGGAACGCCTCTGGAAGAATCAATGGTATAGACGAAGCAAAGCGGTCTGGAACTACTATTCGCCTTGA
- a CDS encoding cob(I)yrinic acid a,c-diamide adenosyltransferase — protein MIFVLTGEGKGKTTSAIGMGIRALGAGRKVLMVQFLKFPTSEAKVLSNLDNFFLKTFGEKGFAVPKEILEKEKDFKGLREISEKDRELARVGFALARRWAEEGKCDFLILDELTWAINLSLLDKKEVLDFLKEFAGKMDIVITGRNCPEEILQIADLITEMKMVRHPYQKGTAPRKGIEY, from the coding sequence ATGATATTCGTTCTCACTGGCGAAGGAAAGGGCAAAACGACATCCGCAATAGGAATGGGGATAAGGGCGCTTGGGGCGGGGAGGAAAGTGCTAATGGTTCAATTTCTTAAGTTCCCAACATCCGAGGCGAAGGTTTTGTCAAATTTGGATAATTTCTTTTTAAAAACCTTTGGAGAAAAAGGCTTCGCTGTCCCAAAAGAGATTTTGGAAAAGGAGAAGGATTTCAAGGGATTAAGGGAGATAAGCGAAAAGGATAGGGAATTGGCGAGGGTGGGTTTCGCTTTAGCGAGAAGATGGGCGGAAGAGGGAAAATGCGATTTCCTCATCTTGGACGAGCTGACTTGGGCGATAAATCTCTCCCTTTTGGATAAAAAAGAGGTTTTGGATTTTTTGAAGGAATTCGCTGGAAAGATGGACATAGTGATAACAGGTAGGAATTGCCCTGAGGAGATTTTGCAAATCGCTGACCTCATAACGGAGATGAAGATGGTAAGGCATCCCTACCAGAAGGGCACCGCACCCCGTAAAGGGATAGAATATTGA
- a CDS encoding adenosylcobalamin-dependent ribonucleoside-diphosphate reductase has protein sequence MRIEKIEKRDGKVVPFEREKITNAIFKAMEAVGEPDYELADKLSKRVVEILEKKLQPWQIPKVEEVQDIVEAVLIEEGKARVAKAYILYRRKRAEIRKEKQQILNKTEIDEVDKRFDINGLRVLASRYLRKDPQGKVIESPKELFQRVATHVVLPSIMYDERVFQRGGKPLPKEKLSPTQYEGKLRIGKYLLNPFHIEALFRMYERFNKKGKVKIPLSQLLDMLSRGEFDDYEKELEDYYQIMVDRKFFPNTPALANFGRELGMGLACFVLDIDDSLYSIMETLKNAALIFKSGGGVGYNFSKLRPAGDFVKSTAGTASGPVTFMTLFDKMTEVIKQGGIRRGANMGILNSNHPDIEQFITAKRGNLQLRNFNISVLIKPEFWDYYRERKPYPLVNPRTGEVMRYIDPHALFDLIAYQAWESAEPGVIFADNANKYNPFLKTLGPIETTNPCGESLLYPNESCDLGSINLWAFVRVRERNGVREVSIDWDDLARVIKLATKFLDNILDVNHYPLPEIEEMSLNTRKIGLGIMGLADLLYELEVPYDSEEGRDWMGRLMEFVNFHSKVASIQLAKERGSFPYFKKSFFPEGKLPFRGFYEKESWRQDWQSIVEGIKAYGLRNAYTTIVAPTGSISMIAGCSAGVEPNFSLVYEKRVSIGTFYYVNPVFEKLMEREGLFDEALIRDVAENEGSCQNLPYIPPHLKRVFVTSLDISAEDHIKALAEIQKWTDSSVSKTINFPASATVEDIKKAYLLAHELGCKDITVFRYKSIKGVYAFGGEKESRGKAEELADMRDVKAKGPSIYLKLGPSEGKSVSEDEELCPVCQTPLLQQEGCKICPNCGWSVCAAG, from the coding sequence GTGAGAATAGAGAAAATTGAGAAAAGAGATGGAAAGGTAGTCCCTTTTGAGAGAGAGAAGATAACAAACGCTATCTTCAAGGCTATGGAGGCGGTGGGAGAGCCCGACTACGAGCTCGCTGATAAGCTTAGCAAGAGGGTTGTGGAGATATTGGAGAAGAAGCTTCAGCCTTGGCAAATTCCTAAAGTTGAAGAGGTTCAAGATATAGTTGAGGCAGTCCTAATAGAGGAAGGGAAGGCGAGGGTAGCTAAAGCCTATATTTTATATAGAAGGAAAAGGGCGGAAATTCGCAAGGAGAAGCAGCAAATCCTCAATAAAACAGAGATAGACGAGGTTGATAAGAGGTTTGATATAAATGGGCTCAGAGTTCTCGCTTCCCGATATCTTAGGAAAGACCCTCAAGGGAAGGTAATAGAATCCCCTAAGGAGCTGTTCCAGAGGGTGGCGACCCATGTCGTTTTGCCATCTATAATGTATGATGAGAGGGTTTTCCAGAGGGGTGGAAAGCCACTGCCGAAGGAGAAGCTTTCTCCAACGCAATATGAGGGGAAATTGAGGATAGGCAAGTATCTCCTTAATCCTTTTCATATAGAGGCGCTCTTCAGGATGTATGAGAGATTTAATAAAAAGGGGAAGGTGAAGATTCCCCTTTCCCAATTGCTTGACATGTTGAGCAGGGGCGAGTTTGATGATTATGAGAAGGAGCTGGAGGATTATTATCAGATAATGGTGGACAGGAAATTTTTCCCCAATACGCCCGCTCTCGCCAACTTCGGCAGGGAATTAGGGATGGGGCTCGCGTGCTTCGTTTTGGATATAGATGATAGCCTTTACTCCATTATGGAGACGCTTAAGAACGCAGCCTTGATTTTCAAATCCGGCGGTGGAGTCGGATATAACTTCTCCAAGCTGAGACCAGCGGGAGATTTCGTCAAGAGCACTGCGGGAACAGCTTCCGGACCAGTCACATTTATGACCCTCTTTGATAAGATGACGGAGGTAATAAAGCAAGGCGGAATTAGAAGGGGAGCGAATATGGGGATTTTGAACTCCAACCACCCCGACATAGAGCAATTCATAACCGCGAAGAGGGGAAATCTTCAGTTGAGGAATTTCAACATCTCCGTCCTCATAAAGCCAGAGTTCTGGGATTATTATCGGGAGAGAAAACCTTACCCACTTGTCAATCCCCGCACTGGTGAGGTTATGAGATACATTGACCCGCATGCGTTGTTTGACCTCATCGCCTATCAAGCCTGGGAATCAGCCGAGCCGGGTGTCATCTTCGCCGATAACGCGAACAAATACAATCCTTTCCTCAAGACCCTGGGTCCAATTGAGACAACTAATCCCTGTGGGGAATCGCTTTTATATCCCAACGAATCCTGCGACCTCGGTTCAATAAACCTCTGGGCTTTCGTAAGGGTTAGGGAGCGTAATGGAGTCAGGGAGGTATCAATAGATTGGGATGACCTCGCAAGAGTTATTAAACTGGCAACCAAGTTCCTTGATAACATCCTGGATGTCAATCATTATCCTCTCCCAGAGATAGAGGAAATGAGCCTAAACACGAGAAAAATAGGCTTGGGGATTATGGGTTTAGCCGACCTTCTCTATGAATTAGAGGTTCCCTATGATTCCGAAGAGGGAAGGGATTGGATGGGAAGGTTGATGGAGTTCGTCAACTTCCACTCAAAGGTGGCTTCTATTCAACTCGCTAAGGAAAGGGGTAGTTTCCCTTACTTTAAGAAGAGCTTCTTCCCCGAGGGGAAGCTTCCCTTTAGGGGATTCTATGAAAAGGAGAGCTGGCGTCAAGATTGGCAAAGCATTGTGGAGGGGATAAAGGCTTATGGCTTGCGAAATGCCTATACCACAATCGTTGCTCCCACGGGTAGCATCTCTATGATTGCTGGGTGTTCAGCTGGAGTAGAGCCGAATTTCAGCCTCGTTTATGAGAAAAGGGTTTCAATCGGCACATTCTACTATGTGAATCCTGTGTTTGAGAAGTTGATGGAAAGGGAAGGGCTTTTTGACGAGGCGCTAATTAGAGATGTCGCAGAGAACGAGGGCTCCTGTCAGAATCTCCCCTATATTCCGCCCCATTTGAAGCGTGTATTCGTTACTTCCCTTGATATTTCCGCGGAGGACCACATAAAGGCGCTCGCTGAGATACAGAAATGGACCGATTCTTCCGTTTCAAAAACGATAAACTTTCCCGCAAGTGCAACTGTTGAGGATATAAAGAAGGCTTACCTTCTTGCCCATGAGCTCGGATGTAAGGATATAACGGTTTTCAGATACAAGTCAATAAAGGGCGTTTATGCCTTTGGTGGGGAGAAAGAGAGCAGGGGGAAAGCAGAAGAGCTGGCGGATATGAGGGATGTGAAGGCAAAGGGTCCCTCCATTTACCTGAAGCTTGGTCCCAGCGAGGGAAAGAGCGTCTCGGAAGATGAGGAGCTTTGTCCCGTATGTCAGACGCCACTGCTTCAGCAGGAGGGATGTAAGATATGCCCTAATTGTGGTTGGAGCGTTTGCGCTGCGGGATGA
- the polX gene encoding DNA polymerase/3'-5' exonuclease PolX produces MSNAQIAQIFYRIAELLDIKGENPFKVRAYEKAALVVESLSEPIEKVYREGRLKEIPGIGKSIAEKIGELIETGRLSYLEELEASIPAGVVELLKIPEVGPKTAWLVYNQLGIKSIEEMEQAAREGKLRQLPGLGPKTEENILKGIERLRRFGERVPLGIALPFARQVVEWLKERAPIDKIEPAGSVRRMKETIGDIDILVTSTQPLEVMDAFVSLPVVREVIAKGETKTSVITEMGIQMDVRVVEPDCFGAALQYFTGSKEHNIHLRKIAQDMGLKISEYGVFRGDEKIAGRTEEEVYGALNLPWIPPELREDRGEIEAAAEGKLPKLVEIKDIRGDLHIHTKHSDGNFTIKEMALAAREMGYEYIGIADHTKGLGVAAGQDEEEILKEKEEIEKLNEELEGIRVLAGVEVNIRMDGTLDIDEEVLEQLDFVIASVHSAFKQPKEVMTERICKAMEREVVDILGHPTGRLIGKRDAYEVDGEILIDEAVRTGTILEINAFPDRMDLPDILCRAGKGKGVKFAINTDAHSIDQLNLIEYGVSTARRGWLEKEDIVNCLPLDELLKIFKK; encoded by the coding sequence ATATCCAACGCTCAAATCGCTCAAATTTTCTATCGCATAGCCGAGCTATTGGATATTAAGGGTGAGAATCCTTTCAAAGTGAGGGCATACGAGAAAGCGGCTTTGGTTGTGGAGTCCCTTTCCGAGCCGATAGAGAAGGTTTATCGGGAGGGGCGCCTCAAGGAAATCCCCGGCATCGGCAAAAGCATAGCGGAGAAAATAGGGGAACTCATTGAGACGGGGCGGCTTTCCTATCTCGAGGAGTTGGAGGCAAGCATTCCCGCGGGAGTGGTTGAACTTCTCAAGATTCCCGAGGTTGGACCTAAAACCGCATGGCTCGTTTATAATCAGCTTGGAATAAAATCAATAGAGGAGATGGAGCAGGCGGCGAGGGAGGGGAAATTGCGCCAACTCCCTGGACTCGGTCCGAAGACGGAGGAGAATATCTTAAAGGGAATAGAGAGATTGAGGAGATTTGGTGAGCGTGTTCCCTTGGGCATCGCCTTGCCATTCGCCCGTCAAGTAGTGGAATGGTTGAAGGAAAGGGCGCCAATAGATAAGATAGAGCCCGCTGGCTCTGTTAGGAGAATGAAGGAAACTATAGGGGACATAGATATTTTGGTTACCTCTACTCAGCCCTTGGAGGTTATGGATGCCTTCGTCTCCCTCCCAGTTGTGCGGGAGGTTATAGCTAAAGGGGAGACGAAGACGAGCGTTATCACTGAGATGGGCATTCAAATGGATGTGAGGGTGGTGGAGCCGGATTGCTTCGGTGCCGCTCTCCAATACTTCACTGGTTCGAAGGAACATAACATTCATTTAAGGAAGATAGCCCAGGATATGGGATTGAAAATCAGCGAATATGGAGTTTTTAGAGGGGATGAGAAGATAGCGGGAAGGACCGAGGAGGAAGTTTATGGTGCACTAAATTTGCCATGGATTCCTCCCGAGCTGAGGGAGGATAGAGGGGAGATAGAAGCGGCTGCGGAAGGGAAGCTTCCCAAGTTGGTGGAGATTAAGGATATAAGGGGAGACCTACATATCCATACAAAACATTCAGATGGGAACTTCACTATTAAGGAGATGGCTTTGGCAGCAAGGGAAATGGGCTATGAATATATAGGGATAGCCGACCACACGAAGGGGTTGGGGGTGGCAGCAGGGCAGGATGAGGAGGAAATCCTGAAGGAAAAAGAGGAGATAGAGAAATTAAATGAGGAGTTGGAAGGGATAAGGGTTCTTGCAGGGGTTGAAGTCAATATAAGGATGGACGGGACGCTTGACATAGATGAGGAGGTCTTGGAGCAGTTGGATTTCGTGATAGCCTCTGTTCATAGCGCCTTCAAGCAGCCGAAAGAGGTGATGACGGAGAGGATTTGCAAGGCGATGGAGAGGGAGGTCGTGGATATCCTCGGGCATCCCACTGGGAGGCTTATCGGCAAGAGGGATGCTTACGAGGTGGATGGTGAGATATTGATAGATGAGGCAGTAAGGACGGGGACGATTTTGGAGATAAATGCCTTCCCTGATAGGATGGATTTGCCCGACATACTCTGCCGGGCTGGTAAGGGCAAAGGGGTGAAGTTCGCAATTAACACGGATGCGCATAGCATAGACCAGTTAAATCTCATAGAGTATGGCGTTTCCACGGCGAGGAGGGGTTGGCTCGAAAAGGAGGACATCGTGAACTGCCTCCCGCTTGACGAACTTCTGAAGATATTCAAGAAATAG
- a CDS encoding valine--tRNA ligase, with protein MSISTRYDPLSIEEKWYKYWEEKDLFRPSGEGKKFSITIPPPNITGSLHMGHALNYTLQDIVIRYKRMRGYSALCLPGTDHAGIATQYVVERELAKEKKTRFDIGREAFLKKVWEWKEKYGDTIIKQFKRMGYSFDWSRLRFTLDEDYSKAVRTAFVRLYEKGLIYKGLRMVNWCPRCQTSLSDLEVENREEETTLYYIKYPVDDGSFFITVATTRPETMLGDVAVAVHPDDERYKEWVGRKFVLPFTGREIPLIADPFVDPEFGTGAVKITPAHDMDDYEVALRHGFEPKDILKKFVIMDKRGRIVKVKAYEGMDRFAARARIVKELEKVALLEKSEPYITVIGHCYRCGSVIEPYLSEQWFLKMDELVKPAIKVLEEEEVRIIPERFKNILLEWLRNIKDWCISRQIWWGHPLPLYRCVSCNQYFASVEKMTKCPKCGKRVRQEEDVLDTWFSSSLWPFATLGWPEETDDLLKYYPTDVLFTARDILFLWVGRMIIMGLEFMGDIPFEKVYVHPTVLTEKGKRMSKSLGTGIDPLELVDKYGADAVRFGLAVQASTGQDLRFSTNRIEMARTFCNKIWNATRFVLLNITGEVKPIEELEIKDTFDKWILTRLRKTIREVTKGLESYNFDSAALAIYNFFWDDFCDWYIEISKQRMEDEVVRSILVEVLDTSLRLLHPFMPFVTEELWQKLPHQGDSISLADWPDEERYPLDEEIEERVKFFQEVVKETRNMRKVLGFVHRAKPQLLLYYNEAETPHIAEEEKEIIKNLCTLSDISVLESLPSEGKYMRSRVGSVDLLLEVKKTANVEEEIKRAKKELEEVERELEKVEKKLQDELFRSRAPQAILEKQEAIRQELLERKQLLLERLSFLSEAED; from the coding sequence GTGAGCATTTCCACTCGCTATGACCCCTTATCCATAGAGGAGAAATGGTATAAGTATTGGGAGGAGAAGGATTTATTCCGTCCCTCCGGCGAAGGGAAGAAGTTCAGCATAACGATTCCCCCACCAAACATAACCGGCTCCCTCCATATGGGTCATGCCCTCAATTACACCCTTCAGGATATCGTTATTAGGTATAAAAGGATGAGAGGCTATTCGGCTCTCTGCCTCCCCGGCACCGACCACGCCGGCATTGCCACTCAATATGTGGTTGAGAGGGAGTTAGCTAAGGAGAAGAAGACGAGATTTGATATAGGAAGGGAAGCCTTTTTGAAAAAGGTTTGGGAGTGGAAGGAAAAATATGGGGACACGATTATAAAGCAGTTCAAGAGGATGGGCTATTCATTTGATTGGAGCAGGCTCCGCTTCACTCTTGATGAGGATTATTCAAAGGCGGTCAGAACAGCATTCGTTAGGCTTTACGAGAAAGGGCTTATATATAAGGGGTTAAGGATGGTCAATTGGTGTCCCCGCTGTCAAACTTCCCTCTCCGACCTCGAGGTTGAGAACAGGGAGGAAGAGACAACTCTTTACTACATAAAGTACCCTGTGGATGATGGCTCTTTCTTCATAACCGTTGCCACGACTCGTCCAGAAACAATGCTGGGCGATGTAGCGGTTGCCGTGCATCCCGATGATGAAAGATACAAGGAATGGGTTGGTAGGAAGTTCGTCCTCCCCTTTACGGGAAGGGAGATCCCCTTGATAGCTGACCCCTTCGTTGACCCTGAATTCGGGACTGGAGCGGTTAAGATAACTCCCGCCCACGATATGGATGATTATGAGGTTGCCTTGAGGCACGGCTTTGAGCCGAAGGATATATTGAAGAAGTTCGTGATTATGGATAAGAGGGGAAGGATTGTTAAGGTCAAGGCATATGAGGGGATGGATAGGTTCGCCGCCAGGGCGAGGATTGTGAAGGAATTGGAGAAGGTGGCTTTATTGGAGAAGAGCGAGCCCTATATTACTGTAATAGGGCATTGCTATAGATGTGGAAGCGTCATAGAGCCATATTTATCTGAGCAGTGGTTCCTGAAGATGGACGAATTGGTGAAGCCGGCGATTAAGGTTTTGGAGGAGGAAGAGGTAAGGATAATCCCTGAGAGGTTTAAGAATATACTTTTGGAATGGCTTAGAAATATAAAGGACTGGTGCATATCTCGTCAGATATGGTGGGGGCATCCCTTGCCATTATATAGGTGTGTTTCCTGCAACCAATATTTTGCCTCTGTGGAGAAGATGACGAAGTGTCCGAAATGCGGAAAGAGGGTGAGGCAGGAGGAAGATGTTTTGGATACTTGGTTTTCCTCTTCTCTTTGGCCTTTTGCTACTTTGGGCTGGCCGGAGGAAACGGACGACCTTCTTAAATATTATCCTACGGATGTTCTTTTTACCGCGAGGGATATCCTTTTCCTCTGGGTTGGTAGGATGATAATCATGGGTTTGGAGTTTATGGGGGATATCCCCTTTGAGAAGGTCTATGTTCATCCCACAGTTCTCACGGAGAAGGGGAAGAGGATGAGCAAATCATTGGGAACGGGAATTGACCCTCTTGAGCTCGTTGATAAATACGGTGCTGATGCTGTTCGCTTTGGTCTCGCCGTTCAGGCTTCAACCGGTCAGGACCTCCGCTTCTCTACCAACAGAATAGAGATGGCGAGGACATTCTGCAACAAGATATGGAACGCCACGAGATTCGTTCTCCTCAACATAACTGGAGAGGTAAAGCCCATAGAAGAGTTAGAGATTAAGGATACATTTGATAAATGGATACTGACGAGGCTTCGCAAGACTATTAGGGAAGTGACAAAGGGATTGGAGAGCTATAATTTCGATTCCGCCGCCCTCGCAATTTACAACTTCTTCTGGGACGATTTCTGTGACTGGTATATTGAGATATCAAAGCAAAGAATGGAAGATGAAGTTGTTCGCTCAATCCTTGTAGAAGTGCTGGACACCTCCCTTCGTTTACTCCATCCCTTTATGCCTTTTGTCACAGAGGAGCTTTGGCAGAAGCTACCCCATCAAGGAGATAGCATATCCCTTGCTGATTGGCCTGACGAGGAGAGATATCCACTTGATGAGGAGATTGAGGAGAGGGTCAAGTTCTTCCAAGAGGTGGTTAAGGAAACGAGGAATATGAGGAAAGTGTTGGGATTCGTCCATCGCGCGAAGCCCCAACTTCTCCTCTATTACAACGAGGCAGAGACTCCGCATATCGCTGAGGAGGAGAAGGAGATAATAAAGAACCTCTGCACATTGAGTGATATAAGCGTTTTGGAGAGCTTACCTTCGGAGGGGAAGTATATGAGGTCAAGGGTGGGGAGTGTGGATTTGCTTCTTGAGGTGAAGAAGACAGCCAATGTGGAGGAGGAAATTAAGAGGGCGAAAAAGGAATTGGAGGAAGTGGAGAGGGAGTTGGAGAAGGTGGAGAAGAAGCTCCAAGACGAGCTGTTCCGTTCCCGCGCGCCGCAGGCGATTTTAGAGAAGCAGGAGGCGATAAGGCAGGAACTGTTGGAGAGGAAGCAGCTCCTCTTGGAGCGGCTTTCCTTCCTTAGCGAAGCGGAGGATTAA